From one Mucilaginibacter inviolabilis genomic stretch:
- a CDS encoding glycoside hydrolase family 71/99-like protein yields the protein MFNSSRLQFILLAWLLLTGTLVYGQSKHSQTSAFTSYKGLVMAGYQGWFNAPDDGGGRGWNHYNSHGKFEPGYTNIDIWPDVSEYKKTYKTPFKHADSSYAYVYSSHDASSTETHFKWMQQYGIDGVFVQRFIGDVQRGRGKAHNDVVLGNVLRYAQKYNRAVSVMYDLSGMQAGGDSLVIKDWKHLVDSMKLTNRGNKQTYLYHNGKPLVAVWGVGFNDHRRYGLTEAEKIIDFLKNDPVYGGCSVLLGVPTYWRDFGNDTEKDPRLHDILREADIIHPWFVGRYNEQSYPAFKHRIAEDIAWCKANKLDYVPVVFPGFSWHNMNPRSPQNQIPRNRGQFYWKQITGAISSGAEMLYVAMFDEVDEGTAILKASKNPPVGLSTFVKYEDDIPNDYYLYLTGYAGKMLRKQIPLQDSIPPPINRGKK from the coding sequence ATGTTTAATTCTTCCAGATTGCAATTCATATTATTGGCTTGGCTACTATTGACCGGAACTCTGGTTTACGGCCAAAGCAAGCACAGCCAAACTTCGGCATTTACCAGTTATAAGGGCCTGGTGATGGCGGGCTACCAGGGCTGGTTCAATGCCCCGGATGATGGCGGCGGCCGCGGCTGGAACCATTATAATTCGCACGGAAAATTTGAACCCGGTTATACCAATATAGATATCTGGCCGGATGTAAGCGAGTACAAAAAGACTTATAAAACGCCCTTTAAACATGCCGATAGCAGCTATGCCTACGTATACAGCTCGCACGATGCATCCTCTACCGAAACGCACTTTAAATGGATGCAGCAGTACGGTATAGACGGGGTGTTTGTACAGCGCTTTATTGGTGATGTGCAGCGGGGCCGGGGTAAAGCGCACAACGATGTGGTGCTGGGTAATGTGCTCAGATATGCACAAAAATATAACCGGGCCGTATCGGTAATGTATGATCTTTCGGGCATGCAGGCCGGCGGCGATTCGCTGGTGATCAAAGACTGGAAACATTTGGTCGACAGTATGAAACTAACCAATCGGGGCAACAAGCAAACCTACCTGTATCATAATGGCAAACCACTGGTGGCCGTATGGGGAGTCGGTTTTAACGATCATCGCCGTTATGGCTTAACCGAGGCCGAAAAGATCATTGACTTCCTGAAAAACGACCCGGTTTATGGCGGATGCTCTGTGCTGCTGGGTGTACCCACCTACTGGCGCGATTTTGGAAATGATACCGAAAAAGACCCACGTCTGCATGATATATTGCGCGAGGCCGATATTATCCATCCCTGGTTTGTTGGCCGGTACAATGAGCAATCGTACCCCGCATTTAAACACCGCATTGCCGAGGATATAGCCTGGTGCAAAGCCAATAAGCTGGATTATGTACCCGTGGTTTTCCCGGGTTTCAGCTGGCATAATATGAATCCTCGCAGTCCCCAAAATCAGATCCCGCGTAACCGCGGGCAGTTTTACTGGAAACAGATCACCGGGGCCATATCCAGCGGTGCCGAAATGCTTTATGTAGCCATGTTTGATGAGGTTGACGAAGGTACGGCCATACTTAAAGCATCCAAAAATCCGCCGGTAGGCTTAAGTACTTTTGTGAAGTATGAGGATGATATCCCCAATGATTATTACCTGTATTTAACGGGCTATGCCGGTAAAATGCTTCGGAAACAAATACCGCTTCAGGATAGTATACCGCCACCAATTAACAGGGGCAAAAAATAA